From one Armatimonadota bacterium genomic stretch:
- a CDS encoding histidinol-phosphatase HisJ family protein, protein MKRLLDYHVHSTHSGDGCASIEDMCRLAVERGIAEIAFSDHLDNNPDDDCYGLFDAARFCREVDECRERFGDRLTILKGAELGEPHLYPREIERIVGGERFDFLTGGIHWVGDAVVSVESPTGQTSRASQTALYRDYFDEVLRAVECANFHVLAHLDLVKRFGVKYAGPFSVEPYREQIEAILRTMIERGIALEVNTSGCRQPCGEPFPGIETLRLYREFGGELITVGSDAHLAEHLGFGLAEGLRMIREAGFDSITTYRNGTPSQKPIASFLASP, encoded by the coding sequence GTGAAAAGACTCCTCGACTACCACGTACATTCGACCCACTCCGGCGACGGATGCGCCTCCATCGAGGACATGTGCCGCCTGGCCGTCGAGCGCGGGATCGCCGAGATCGCCTTCTCGGACCACCTGGACAACAACCCGGACGACGACTGCTACGGCCTGTTCGACGCCGCGAGGTTCTGCCGCGAGGTGGACGAGTGCCGCGAGCGGTTCGGCGATCGGCTGACCATCCTCAAGGGCGCGGAGCTCGGGGAGCCGCACCTCTACCCGCGCGAGATCGAGCGGATCGTCGGCGGCGAGCGGTTCGACTTCCTGACCGGCGGCATACACTGGGTCGGGGATGCGGTCGTTTCGGTGGAGAGTCCGACAGGTCAGACGAGTCGGGCGAGTCAGACCGCCCTCTACCGCGACTACTTCGACGAGGTCCTCCGCGCGGTGGAGTGCGCGAACTTCCACGTGCTGGCGCACCTCGACCTCGTCAAGCGCTTCGGAGTCAAGTACGCGGGGCCGTTCAGCGTCGAGCCGTACCGCGAGCAGATCGAGGCGATCCTGCGGACCATGATCGAGCGGGGCATCGCGCTGGAGGTCAACACTTCCGGCTGCCGGCAGCCTTGTGGGGAACCATTTCCGGGGATCGAGACGCTCAGGCTCTACAGGGAGTTCGGGGGCGAGTTGATCACCGTCGGCTCGGACGCCCATCTCGCGGAGCACCTCGGCTTCGGGCTTGCTGAGGGCCTGCGGATGATCCGGGAGGCGGGCTTCGACTCAATCACGACGTACCGGAACGGAACTCCCTCTCAGAAGCCGATCGCCTCTTTCCTTGCAAGCCCGTAG